From the Halorussus salinus genome, the window CGACGGAATCGCGGACGAATCGTCTCGTCGGTCGTTCATGAAGAAGAGCGCCATCGCCTCCGGGGGCCTCGCGATGGGCCTCTCGGGGACGGGGACGGTCGCGGCACAGGACGGAGGCGACCAGAACGGGGACGCCATGCGCGGGCTGATGTTCAACACGCAGTTCCACCCGCGCGCCCGGTTCGAAGTGAACTCCCAAGCCATCGACTGGGCACCGATAGAGACCGACCAGCAGGGCGACAACTTCCTCGCGGACCCGAACGACGAACTGCTGTTCGACGACCCCGAAGTGTTCGCCAACTTCAACACCCGCGTCATCGACTACCGAATCGGCCGCCAGTCGTGGGCGCTCCTGTTCCCCTACGAACAGGCGAACGTCCAGCAGGGCCAGACCTACCAATTGAGTCCGGCGTTCAGTCCCTACGGTCCCGATGACTTCCAGCAGTTCGGCATCGACCAAGGCGACTACGACGGATTCTACGGCCCGGACCAGAGCCAGTACGCCAACCAAGGCTACAACGAACTCGGCATGGTCACCGTCGAGTTCTCGCCCGTCGGTGGCGACGGCGGCGGTGGCGGCGGTGACGGCGGAACGCAGGGCGACGGCAATCAGACCGACGGAAACGAGACCGCCTGACGGGAACGAAACCATCTGACGGACTCGCTAACGAGAGCGGTAATCGTTACTCCGCAATTCGGTCGCCGTTTTTCGAAGCGCCCGGAACGGGAGTGAGTGCTAGACAGTCAAAAGAGTCTTCTCCGCGGTCGGCCCCGGCAATCGGTTACTCGCCGGTGCTGACGCCGGGACCGGTCCTGATTTCTACGCCGGGAATCTGGGTCGCGTTCAGTCCGACCCACTCGCCCGGACACTCCTCGACGCGGTTGGCGACGAACGGCGTCCCCAGCGGGACGGGCGAGTCCTGTTCGTCCACGTAGATGGTGTCGAGTTCGACGAGTCTGTTCGCGCGAACCACCGGTTGGGCACCGGAGAACATTGACCGCAAGTCCCCCGCCGCGCTCTCCCAATCGACGATGATACCCTCCCAGACGCCTACGTCGGTCGGCGGCCAGTCGGCGAACGCGCACCCCGCCACCTCGCTCACGTCCGAGTTCTCCTCGTCTCGGTCGGTCATGAGCAGTATCTTCTGTCTGGGTCCCCCTTCGAGGCGCTCGGGATAGTCCAAGACGACGCGTCTCGCCGTGCGCGCGGCGGACGGTTCGTCCTGCGACAACACGCCAGCCAGCCCCACCGGTGCGACCGCGCTCTTCTTCAGGAACTCCCGTCTGTCGATGTCCGTGTCGTGCATAGTAGATACCCCCGAAACCGTACCGGAGTCGTAGCCCGTGCGTCCACTGGTTGGTTCGTCGCGTCGCCGGTCCGCGTCGAGTAGGCCGACGGTTCGCCGGACGCGACCGGACTCTCCGCTCCGACTCCTCCCTGCGCGCCCAAAAGGCGTGTGGCCGACGCGTTCGGCGTCCGACCCGACGAACGGCCGAAGAATGAATTACTACTCTCGTACTCCTCTCGTACACGGATGTCTCAGGCCGAGAAACTCCGAGTGGGCGTCGTCGGCGGCGGCTACATCGGAACCACGGTGGGCGCACAGTTCAACACCGACCCGCGCTCGACGGTGACGGCGCTGGCGGACGTGAATCCCGAGACCAGACGCACCGCTGGCGAGAGTCTTTACGTCGGCGAGGGGTCTCAGTACGAGGAGTACCGCGAGATGTTCGACGCCGAACCGCTCGACGCGGTACTCGTCGCCACGCCTCACACGCTCCACTACGAGATGGTGACGGCGGCGCTCGACCGGGACCTCCACGTCTTCTGCGACAAGCCGCTGACGACCGACTTGGAGGAGGCCCGCGACCTCGCGGAGCGCGACGAGGAGACCGACCGAGTCCTGATGGTCGGCTACCAGCGCCACCTCAACCCGGCGTTCCAGACCGCCCGCGAGCGGTGGCAGGGGAGCGACGCCCCGAGCAGTGCGGACGCCGCGACCGGCACCGACGCCGCGAGCGGCGACTCGGACGCGGACGCCGGTTCGACCGCGGACGCGGCGTCGAACCCGGAACCGGACTTCGTGAGCGCCGAAATCACGCAGAACTGGATTTCCCGGTTCGAGGACACGTGGCGGACCGACCCGGACCTCTCGGGCGGCGGGAACCTCTACGACACCGGGAGCCACCTCGTGGACGCCGTGCTGTGGACCACCGGACTCGTCCCCGAGGAGGTCAGCGCCGAGATGGTGTTCGCCGACGACGAGGGCCGGGTGGACGAGCGCGCAATCCTGACCGTCGAGTTCAAGAACGGTGCCCACGGAACCATCTCGGTCCACAGCGACGCGCCCTGCGTCCGCGAACACATCCACGTCTGGGACGACGAGGGCGCGGTCTACCTCGAAGGCCGCCAGTGGGAGGAGCGCGAACTCGAACGCGTCGAGGCCGACAGCACGACGGTCATCCCCTACATCGACCGGAGCCAACAGCGCACGAAGGCCGAGGCGTTCCTCGATTGCATCGAGACCGGCGAGGAACCGCCCGCCACGGCCCGCGACGCGCTGGCCGTGACGGCGTTGACGGAAGCGGCCTACGAGTCGGCGCGGAGTGGGGAGAAGGTGGCAGTCGAACTGAATTGACCGAACGCCACGATTTTTATTCTGGACTGCTATAGAAAAGTTATGTTTGAACTGCTACGCGAATCAGGCGAAACCGTACTTGGTGGTGCTATTGCCGGTGTTGTTGCTACTGCAATCACTCAAAGCAGTAGTGAAATATCGGCTACTTTCTTGGCGATTACCGGGGTTGCGATGCTTGTATTTTATAAAGGATGGATGAAAATCCTTGACAGCAGATACTCAGAAGAAAATAGCAAAAGAGAAAACAAGATAGTTGAAAATGAAAGGAGAAAGGCCGACAAAAATTGGAAGTACACCTAATTTACTGTTCGATGTCTCCGACCACTTCCCGCACCGCGCGCTTCGCCTCGACCTTCCCGTCGAACCGCTCGCGCTCGCCGCGCACGTCCACCACGTCGTCGCGGACCTCGCCGTCCATCTCCTCGGGCACCGGCACGTCCAGTAGCGAGCAGGCCGTCGGCGCGAAGTCGGTGAGGTCCACCGTCACGCCGGTCTCGCTCTCGACGGGACCGCCCCACGCGTAGAAGATGCCGTGCATCTCGTGTTGGGAGGTGTGGGAACCGGTCTTGGGCGGGTCGGCGAACACGCGCTTGGTCTTCATCGTCTGGGGGTACTGAATCTGGTAGCCCGGCGCGGGCATGCAGACGAGGTCCGGGCGCGTCTCGTCGTACTCGTCGCCGTACACGTCCTCGCCGTACAGCACCGAGTCGATGACGCGCTCGCCGCGCTCGGGGTGTTCGATGGCCAGTAGCTCCTCGCGCAGGCTTTCGCGCACGTCGTCGTACATCTCGGGCGAAATCGCGCCCTCGTCGTGGTCGTCGGTGTTCAGATAGATTTGGCCGCCGCTGGCGACGGTGAACGCCGCGGTCCGACTCCAGTCGATGTCCTTCCGGGAGATGGTCAGCAGTTCCGCGAGGTCCGGGCCGGAGCCGTCGCCGCTGGTGCGGGCGACACCCATCTTGAGCTTCGAGAACAGGTTGAGTTCGCTCATCGCCGTCTCCACGGCGTCGTAGACGTGGTTGTAGCCGAACTGCTTGAGGCGGGTCCACGGCCGGTCTTCGAGTTCGAGGTAGCCCGCCTGATGGAGCCACGAGTTGAGGTTGATGGTCTGGTAGATGGGACCGTGGCCGTGGTCCGAGAGGACCATCATGGTGTCCTCGTCGTCCATGCGCTCCATGACCCAGCCCAAGAAGTCGTCGTAGAGTTCCAGCAGTTGGAGGGGCTTGTCGTCGTACCGCGCCGCAACGTCGGGGTCGTGCTTCGGATGAGTCTCGTCCAGCACGTGCCCGAGGACGTGCAACACGTTGTCGGGGCCGGAGAAGACCAGCGAGTAGAAGTCACAGCCGTACTCGTCCACGAGCATCTTGGCGACCTCGATGCGCTTTCGCTCGATTTCGAAGAAGGCGTCGAGGAGTCCGCCGAGGTTCTCCTCGTCGGTCCCGTCGTCGTAGCTCTCGTAGGGGTCCACGTCGTACTCGCCGACGCGCGATTCGATGTCCGCCTCCAACTGGTCGGGGAAGGCGTACGACCCCGACGAGGGCGTCGTGATGTTGTCCGAGATGTGGAACCCGGAGGTCCGCGACGGGGGATACCCCGGCATGACGTTCATCACGCCCGAGCGTCTGCCCTCGGCGTCCAGATACTCCCAGACGGGCACCGACTGCTCGCGGAGGGTGTCGGCGTTGACGAAGTTGGTGCCGTACCCGCCCTCCTCTTTGAGCATGAAGTTGTAGACGCCGTGGTTGCCGGGGTTGCGCCCCGTGGCGAACGAACTCCACGCTATCATCGAGAGGGGCGGGACCGTAGAGCGCGTCGTCCCATCGGTGCCCTCGCCGCGCATCCGCTCGAAGTTGGGGAGTCGTCCCGCGTCGATGCCTCTATCAACCAGTTCGGGCGGTACGCCGTCCAGCCCGAAGACGTAGACTGAGCCGTCGCTCATCGTCACTTTTCGAGGTACCCCAGTTGTTCGAGGCGGTCCTCCACCACGTCGTCGTCGGCGCTGTCGGCGGCCCCGCTGGCCGCGTCGCCGCGCTCGATTTCGGCGGCGGTCGATTCGAGGACGTACTCGGCGAGGTCGTCGGCGTCGTCGAACCCGTCGAGTTCGTCGGCGAGCAGTTCGTAGCGGTCGCTGAGGTTCGCGGGGAGTCGTATCGTAGACATGTTAGCTGTTGTCTCGGGGGGAAGTCGGTCGTCGTCGCTTCGCGAGTCGCGCCAGAAACGCCAGCACGGCGAGCCCGTGTTTGACCGGGTTGTGGGTCTGGCCTTCCAAATCGTCGTAGCGCGCGTCGATGGCGCGCTCGGCGATGGTCAGGTCCTCGCTGGTCGCGGAGTCTATCATCTCGCTCTCGACGCCCATGCCATCGGTCGTCAGCGAGAGGGTTTCGAGCGCCTCGGGGGAGAAGGCTCGATAGCCGCTCTGGGTGTCGGTCAGGTCCTCGCCGCCGGTCACGCGCGAGGTGCAGTAGTCGAGCAGGACCTGTCCCACCCGCCGGTAGGCGGGCGTCTCGTCGTCGGGGTCGTCGGCGAGGTACCGACTCCCGATGACCATGTCGGCGTTGTCGTCCACGACCGGTTCGGCCAGCGAGGGCACGTCGGCGGGGTCGTGCTGACCGTCGGCGTCCAGCAGGACCAGCGCGTCGCATTCGGCCTGCTGGGCGTGGTCGAACAGGGTCCGGACCGCGGCTCCCTTGCCCCGGTTTCGCTCGTGGCGCAACACCGTCACGTCGGCCTGTTCGGCGATTTCGGGAGTCCTGTCGGTACTGCCGTCGTCTACCACCACCACGTCGTCGGCCCACCGCTTGACCCCGAGGACGGTACTCCCGATACCGCTCTCCTCGTTGTACGCGGGGATGCCGACGACGACGTGGGCGCTGCCGAGACGTTGCTCGGCAGAGTGGGCGACTCCCTCGCCCTCGGCTACCTGTAAACTCATGATTCCTTCGGAGTATTCGTCCGTTTCTCGCCACTTTGTTCTCAAGCGCCTATATCGAGATAGCGGTAGGTTGCCCCGACTATAGGACCGCCGTACGGGGTTTACGCGGCGTATCGAGTGGTACACCGTGCCTAGGGTTCGGTCGAGCGACAGGTTCGACCGGAGCGGTTGGGACCGCCTACGACCGGGCGAGCAGGGAGTAGGCACCGGTTGGCGGGAATCAATGGAAACGCAGGATAAAGAGAAGGCAGAACTGGAACGAAATCCGAGCGAAGTAGCGAAAAATTACGACCGGACCGACTCGTAGACGCCCTCGATGCGCTCGGCCATCCGGTTCAAACTAACGTCCCGAATCGCCTCCCGACCGTCGGAGGGCCGGGGGTCGGCCAACACGTCGGCCAGCGCCGCGACCAGTTCGTCGTCGTCGTCCGAGACGGCGGACGGCGACACGCCGTCGAGTCTGTCGCGTACGTCGCCCACGTCGGCCGAGACGACCGGGAGGTTACAGCTCATCGCCTCCTTCACCGAGTTGGGCGACCCCTCCCGCTTCGAGGTCAACACGAGCGCGTCGGCGGCGTTCATGTACGTCGGGACCTCCTCGTGAGCCACGCCGTAGACGACTTGCAACTCCACGTCGGCGTCCACGCGCTCGCTCGCACGTTCGACTATGCGCCGCGCGCGAGGGTGGTCTTTCACGTCTTGGGAGGGCGGGTACGGGAACAGGACGTGGCGCGCGTCGGGGTTCCACCCGACCTCCTCGCGGGCCTCCTCCTCCGATTCCGGCGCGAACCGGTCCATGTCGATGCCGTGAGGGATGACGTGGCAGGGCTGGCCGAGTTCGCGGGCCATCTCGTCGGACATGACGATGGTCGCGTCGCAGTGGCGCGCACACCGCTTCGAGAGCCACCCGTACTCGCCCATCAGGTCGGTGCCCCACAGCGAGAGGACCACCGGAAGCCGCAGTTGGGCCAGCGCCATCGGCGCGGTCAGCCCGTAGTTCGCGTGAACGAGGTCGTAGCCGTTTTGCGCCTCGCTGACCACCTGCGGCACGAACTTGAGGTAGTCGCCGACCGTCCGTTCGGTCATGTCCTCGCGGGCCACGTGGTCGCCCGGCGGTTTCATCGTCGTGCAGTCGATGCCGCGCCGCTCCAATACCTTCTCCTGTTGCTCGAAGAACCGCGCGTCCTCGTTCGAGACGAGGTTGAGGACCTTCACCGTCGGTTTCCCTCCGTTCGGTCGCGGTCTCTCGCTCCGTCGCGGTCCCGCGCTCGCTCGTCTCGGGCCGCTCGTCGGGGCGGCGTCTCGTGGCGAGACCGGGTCTCCTCGCCGCCGTCGCTCCGGACCGCACCGAAGGGGAGCGCACGGTCGGCGTCCCTGTCGGCGCTCCGGGAGTCGAGTCCGGCCACGCGGTCGAGCGAGCGAGCGTCGAGACCGCCCGAGGAGGCCGCGCGTTCGGCCACCTCGACCACGACTTCGGTGAGGTTCACCTTGTCGTCGAGGTACTCCTCGCGGAGGGTCCGCCAGCGTTCGGCGGCCGTCTCGTCGCTCAGGATGTCGG encodes:
- a CDS encoding Gfo/Idh/MocA family protein, whose amino-acid sequence is MSQAEKLRVGVVGGGYIGTTVGAQFNTDPRSTVTALADVNPETRRTAGESLYVGEGSQYEEYREMFDAEPLDAVLVATPHTLHYEMVTAALDRDLHVFCDKPLTTDLEEARDLAERDEETDRVLMVGYQRHLNPAFQTARERWQGSDAPSSADAATGTDAASGDSDADAGSTADAASNPEPDFVSAEITQNWISRFEDTWRTDPDLSGGGNLYDTGSHLVDAVLWTTGLVPEEVSAEMVFADDEGRVDERAILTVEFKNGAHGTISVHSDAPCVREHIHVWDDEGAVYLEGRQWEERELERVEADSTTVIPYIDRSQQRTKAEAFLDCIETGEEPPATARDALAVTALTEAAYESARSGEKVAVELN
- a CDS encoding glycosyltransferase; translation: MKVLNLVSNEDARFFEQQEKVLERRGIDCTTMKPPGDHVAREDMTERTVGDYLKFVPQVVSEAQNGYDLVHANYGLTAPMALAQLRLPVVLSLWGTDLMGEYGWLSKRCARHCDATIVMSDEMARELGQPCHVIPHGIDMDRFAPESEEEAREEVGWNPDARHVLFPYPPSQDVKDHPRARRIVERASERVDADVELQVVYGVAHEEVPTYMNAADALVLTSKREGSPNSVKEAMSCNLPVVSADVGDVRDRLDGVSPSAVSDDDDELVAALADVLADPRPSDGREAIRDVSLNRMAERIEGVYESVRS
- a CDS encoding twin-arginine translocation signal domain-containing protein — its product is MHDTDIDRREFLKKSAVAPVGLAGVLSQDEPSAARTARRVVLDYPERLEGGPRQKILLMTDRDEENSDVSEVAGCAFADWPPTDVGVWEGIIVDWESAAGDLRSMFSGAQPVVRANRLVELDTIYVDEQDSPVPLGTPFVANRVEECPGEWVGLNATQIPGVEIRTGPGVSTGE
- a CDS encoding glycosyltransferase family 2 protein, which gives rise to MSLQVAEGEGVAHSAEQRLGSAHVVVGIPAYNEESGIGSTVLGVKRWADDVVVVDDGSTDRTPEIAEQADVTVLRHERNRGKGAAVRTLFDHAQQAECDALVLLDADGQHDPADVPSLAEPVVDDNADMVIGSRYLADDPDDETPAYRRVGQVLLDYCTSRVTGGEDLTDTQSGYRAFSPEALETLSLTTDGMGVESEMIDSATSEDLTIAERAIDARYDDLEGQTHNPVKHGLAVLAFLARLAKRRRPTSPRDNS
- a CDS encoding twin-arginine translocation signal domain-containing protein, which produces MTENDTIIDGIADESSRRSFMKKSAIASGGLAMGLSGTGTVAAQDGGDQNGDAMRGLMFNTQFHPRARFEVNSQAIDWAPIETDQQGDNFLADPNDELLFDDPEVFANFNTRVIDYRIGRQSWALLFPYEQANVQQGQTYQLSPAFSPYGPDDFQQFGIDQGDYDGFYGPDQSQYANQGYNELGMVTVEFSPVGGDGGGGGGDGGTQGDGNQTDGNETA
- a CDS encoding alkaline phosphatase family protein, whose protein sequence is MSDGSVYVFGLDGVPPELVDRGIDAGRLPNFERMRGEGTDGTTRSTVPPLSMIAWSSFATGRNPGNHGVYNFMLKEEGGYGTNFVNADTLREQSVPVWEYLDAEGRRSGVMNVMPGYPPSRTSGFHISDNITTPSSGSYAFPDQLEADIESRVGEYDVDPYESYDDGTDEENLGGLLDAFFEIERKRIEVAKMLVDEYGCDFYSLVFSGPDNVLHVLGHVLDETHPKHDPDVAARYDDKPLQLLELYDDFLGWVMERMDDEDTMMVLSDHGHGPIYQTINLNSWLHQAGYLELEDRPWTRLKQFGYNHVYDAVETAMSELNLFSKLKMGVARTSGDGSGPDLAELLTISRKDIDWSRTAAFTVASGGQIYLNTDDHDEGAISPEMYDDVRESLREELLAIEHPERGERVIDSVLYGEDVYGDEYDETRPDLVCMPAPGYQIQYPQTMKTKRVFADPPKTGSHTSQHEMHGIFYAWGGPVESETGVTVDLTDFAPTACSLLDVPVPEEMDGEVRDDVVDVRGERERFDGKVEAKRAVREVVGDIEQ